In the Pontibacillus yanchengensis genome, one interval contains:
- a CDS encoding TetR/AcrR family transcriptional regulator, giving the protein MDQKKITIIENAIKLFAKKGFISTSVQEIANECGISKGAFYLHFKSKDLLLYELFEYYWQRMQQRVNEITSEPMQPREKFVHQLKVTIEEVATHREFIIMQVREQAIPFNDTIETFIKRMRYHSYLFYKNHLLAIYGEAKRSYVWEASSIVQGLLKNYIDLIILDNIAVDYHKLALAIMRRVDYIMEGFEKHGDQPVISESIMRQIIPENVKYEQLEDIVDILKKIQEQESDQEILDTVEVLLEEFRKEDYRQAVIKGMASILEKHEEYMGVASQLRSYCI; this is encoded by the coding sequence ATGGACCAAAAGAAGATCACAATTATAGAAAATGCTATAAAACTATTTGCTAAAAAAGGCTTCATCTCTACATCTGTTCAAGAAATTGCTAATGAGTGTGGAATTTCCAAAGGAGCATTCTATCTCCACTTTAAATCTAAGGACCTTCTTCTCTATGAGTTATTTGAATATTATTGGCAACGAATGCAACAAAGGGTTAATGAAATAACCTCTGAGCCCATGCAACCTCGCGAAAAGTTTGTGCACCAGCTCAAGGTAACCATTGAAGAAGTTGCCACCCATCGTGAATTCATCATTATGCAAGTCCGTGAACAAGCTATACCATTTAACGATACGATTGAGACATTTATTAAACGTATGCGGTATCACTCGTATTTATTTTATAAAAACCATCTTCTTGCCATTTATGGAGAAGCAAAACGATCCTATGTATGGGAAGCTAGCTCCATTGTCCAAGGACTACTCAAAAACTACATCGATTTAATCATCCTGGATAACATAGCAGTGGATTATCATAAACTCGCCTTAGCCATCATGAGGCGTGTTGATTACATCATGGAAGGATTTGAAAAGCACGGTGACCAACCAGTCATATCAGAGTCCATTATGAGACAAATCATTCCCGAAAACGTTAAATATGAACAATTAGAAGATATAGTGGATATTTTAAAAAAGATACAAGAACAAGAATCCGATCAGGAAATACTGGATACAGTAGAAGTTTTATTAGAGGAATTCCGAAAAGAAGATTATCGCCAAGCTGTTATTAAAGGTATGGCTTCTATCTTAGAAAAGCATGAGGAATATATGGGTGTGGCTTCGCAATTGAGGTCTTATTGTATATAA
- a CDS encoding phytoene desaturase family protein has product MTTYDMVVVGAGFGGLSAAALLAKKGYSVAVLEASSELGGCAGKFNRPGYRFQAGATVGMGFEEGGVLKRLFDELKIALPPMKRMDTIMNIHMRDETIHYYREKEAWFHELDRLFPHLADQAKLFFEEVFQVGSRIDHLLDDLPVFPPKRAIEWMKMTKYMNTNSIKLIPYMTQTLMDRLKSFNLHKDERFLAFLNGQLMDSVQTTAEHCPAFLGHAALQTFHKGAYAVKGGLTSIAESLATSIKDNGGEVHMRRPALHIEQQQGQWVVHSKREKTYITKKVILNNSMHNFHYLFDESISSKSNVKKDRIDTSWGAFMLYLGVEDNYPPDVLYHQIIQNPNKPLAEGNQFLLSLSAQDDRTMAPEGKRAITISTHTEISQWWQQETYEERKSQYVEQILDGIEIHFPSIRNDIDLLMPGTPVTFERYVRRDKGRVGGYIPNGKWSWLNHYSVYTGLEDVFSCGDTTFPGAGTLGTTLSGWIVANEAMK; this is encoded by the coding sequence ATGACTACGTATGACATGGTTGTTGTTGGAGCAGGGTTTGGTGGGCTTAGCGCAGCTGCTCTATTAGCAAAAAAAGGGTATTCCGTTGCTGTATTAGAAGCGTCATCTGAATTAGGTGGATGTGCTGGGAAGTTCAATCGTCCTGGCTATCGTTTTCAAGCAGGTGCAACAGTTGGAATGGGATTTGAAGAAGGAGGGGTGTTAAAACGCCTTTTTGATGAGTTGAAAATCGCGCTCCCCCCTATGAAACGTATGGATACCATCATGAATATTCATATGAGAGATGAGACGATTCATTACTACCGTGAAAAAGAAGCATGGTTCCATGAGCTGGACCGACTTTTCCCACATCTAGCTGATCAAGCAAAGCTGTTTTTTGAAGAAGTCTTTCAGGTAGGCTCACGTATCGATCACTTATTGGATGATCTGCCTGTCTTCCCTCCTAAGCGAGCGATTGAATGGATGAAAATGACGAAATATATGAATACAAATAGCATTAAGCTCATCCCCTATATGACTCAGACACTTATGGATCGATTGAAATCCTTCAACTTGCATAAGGATGAACGATTCTTAGCTTTTCTAAACGGACAATTGATGGATAGCGTACAGACCACAGCTGAACATTGTCCTGCTTTTCTAGGCCACGCCGCATTACAAACCTTTCATAAAGGTGCCTATGCTGTTAAAGGTGGGCTCACGTCGATTGCCGAATCTCTTGCTACTTCCATTAAAGACAATGGCGGGGAGGTTCACATGCGTCGACCCGCTCTTCATATTGAACAGCAGCAAGGGCAGTGGGTCGTACACAGTAAACGCGAAAAGACGTATATTACTAAGAAAGTCATTCTCAACAATTCCATGCACAATTTCCATTACTTGTTCGACGAGTCTATATCATCAAAGTCGAATGTAAAAAAAGATCGTATAGATACTTCATGGGGAGCTTTCATGCTGTATTTAGGAGTCGAAGACAACTACCCACCAGATGTTCTGTATCACCAAATTATCCAAAACCCAAACAAACCATTAGCTGAAGGAAATCAGTTTCTTCTATCACTATCAGCTCAAGATGATCGTACAATGGCACCTGAAGGAAAACGAGCTATTACAATTTCTACTCACACAGAAATAAGCCAATGGTGGCAACAAGAAACATACGAGGAACGAAAATCACAATACGTAGAGCAGATTCTAGATGGTATCGAAATACATTTCCCTTCCATTCGGAATGACATTGACCTACTCATGCCAGGCACCCCAGTAACCTTCGAACGCTATGTTAGACGAGACAAAGGTCGTGTAGGGGGATATATTCCAAATGGCAAATGGAGCTGGCTGAACCATTATTCTGTCTATACCGGATTAGAAGATGTCTTCAGTTGCGGAGATACCACGTTCCCTGGTGCAGGTACATTAGGGACAACACTGTCTGGATGGATTGTAGCGAATGAGGCGATGAAATAA
- the ribE gene encoding riboflavin synthase: MFTGIIEEIGNVKRIKPGQESMELVVGASEILEDVQLGDSISVNGVCLTVTHFTDQEASFDVMPETFRATNLHELTTGSGVNLERAMQAGGRFGGHMVSGHADGVGIITSKKPTSNAVYYEIELDAELMDYFVYKGSVAVDGTSLTVFGVGENSITISLIPHTMEHTSLGEKKAGDRVNIEIDMLGKYVVNFLTKQMKEGSTSQSSITASFLEENGFK, from the coding sequence ATGTTTACAGGTATTATTGAAGAGATCGGAAACGTAAAACGAATAAAACCAGGCCAGGAATCGATGGAATTAGTAGTAGGGGCGTCGGAAATATTAGAAGATGTTCAACTCGGAGATAGCATTTCCGTCAATGGCGTATGCTTAACGGTAACGCATTTTACGGACCAAGAAGCAAGTTTTGATGTTATGCCGGAAACCTTTCGAGCGACCAACTTGCACGAGCTTACGACAGGTAGTGGTGTGAATCTAGAGCGTGCCATGCAAGCGGGTGGCCGTTTTGGTGGACACATGGTTTCCGGTCACGCTGATGGAGTTGGAATCATTACAAGCAAAAAGCCAACGTCGAATGCAGTGTATTATGAAATTGAGCTAGATGCTGAATTAATGGATTACTTCGTATATAAAGGTTCTGTCGCTGTCGATGGCACGAGCTTGACGGTGTTTGGCGTCGGAGAAAATTCGATTACCATTTCGCTGATTCCTCATACGATGGAGCACACTTCTCTTGGAGAAAAGAAAGCTGGAGATCGCGTGAATATTGAAATCGATATGCTTGGAAAATATGTAGTGAACTTTTTAACAAAGCAAATGAAGGAAGGCTCTACGTCCCAATCATCAATAACAGCCTCCTTCTTAGAAGAGAATGGTTTTAAGTAA
- a CDS encoding CBO0543 family protein, which translates to MNYYIQKLHELQEISSSTQLQYWKEEVVFTPQWWFLLFSLIFPWFIWWKLFERSIAFNLWIVGLFVMLVSFFLDEVGASYLFWTYPYTLTPLEREVFDPANFTLLPIVYMLLFQYCRSWKLFLIGNVLVSLFNTYIGGGLFRWIGAYELLTWNSYYSIPIYYAIGVATKAFVHLLERIEYNSNSRAP; encoded by the coding sequence ATGAACTACTACATACAAAAACTTCATGAATTACAAGAAATCTCTTCATCCACCCAATTACAATATTGGAAGGAGGAAGTTGTTTTTACTCCCCAATGGTGGTTTTTATTATTCTCCCTTATTTTCCCATGGTTTATTTGGTGGAAATTATTCGAACGTTCAATAGCTTTCAATCTTTGGATTGTGGGTTTATTTGTCATGTTGGTGTCATTTTTCTTAGATGAAGTAGGAGCTTCGTATCTATTTTGGACCTATCCTTATACGCTCACACCACTGGAGAGAGAGGTCTTTGACCCCGCCAATTTCACTCTTCTTCCTATTGTCTATATGCTTTTGTTTCAGTACTGCAGAAGTTGGAAGTTATTTTTGATAGGAAACGTACTTGTTTCCTTGTTTAATACGTACATTGGAGGCGGTTTATTTCGATGGATTGGGGCATATGAATTACTTACGTGGAACAGCTACTATTCGATTCCTATCTATTATGCGATTGGTGTAGCTACAAAGGCATTTGTCCATTTGCTAGAGCGCATTGAATATAACAGTAACTCTCGTGCACCCTAG
- the ribD gene encoding bifunctional diaminohydroxyphosphoribosylaminopyrimidine deaminase/5-amino-6-(5-phosphoribosylamino)uracil reductase RibD, which produces MNQDQQYMQLAIQMAQTTTGQTTPNPHVGAVVVKDGEVLGMGAHLKAGGPHAEVHALQMAGERAAGATIYVTLEPCSHYGKTPPCAELIVQSGIQRVVVATLDPNPQVAGRGVRRIREAGIEVEIGVLEKEADELNQVFYHWIANKTPYVTLKTAMSLDGKIATTTGESQWITGTEAREDVHQYRHTHDGILVGVNTVIHDGPKLTTRLPHGGKNPVRIVLDTHLRTPIDTPLIQSPEAPTWIVTGSDVEQDQINHFRQYGHVEVVKLSSSNISIEEVLRVLGEKGITSLFVEGGAQVNDAFVRAGAVNQVIQYIAPKLIGGKTAPTPITGEGIAKLSEAISLKIEGVIQLGQDIKIVAKPVEQE; this is translated from the coding sequence GTGAACCAAGACCAACAGTATATGCAACTTGCTATTCAAATGGCTCAAACGACAACAGGCCAAACCACACCAAATCCACATGTAGGTGCTGTTGTTGTGAAGGACGGTGAAGTGCTAGGCATGGGAGCTCATTTGAAGGCTGGTGGGCCACATGCGGAAGTCCATGCACTTCAAATGGCTGGGGAACGTGCTGCAGGTGCTACTATCTATGTGACCCTTGAGCCATGTAGTCACTACGGGAAAACTCCACCTTGCGCAGAGCTCATCGTCCAGTCTGGTATTCAACGTGTCGTTGTGGCAACGCTTGATCCCAATCCCCAGGTTGCTGGGAGAGGGGTAAGACGGATACGAGAAGCTGGAATTGAAGTTGAGATTGGGGTTCTAGAAAAAGAAGCAGATGAATTGAATCAGGTTTTTTATCACTGGATTGCCAATAAAACGCCGTATGTAACATTGAAAACGGCGATGTCCTTGGATGGTAAAATTGCTACCACAACTGGGGAAAGCCAATGGATTACCGGAACGGAAGCAAGAGAGGATGTACATCAGTATAGACACACACATGATGGTATTTTGGTTGGTGTGAATACAGTCATTCATGACGGGCCAAAACTAACGACAAGGCTTCCTCATGGTGGGAAGAATCCAGTTCGTATTGTACTTGATACACATTTACGTACTCCTATCGACACACCTCTCATTCAGTCCCCCGAAGCACCAACATGGATTGTGACAGGGAGTGATGTAGAACAGGATCAAATCAATCACTTCCGCCAGTATGGCCATGTTGAGGTTGTGAAGCTTTCCAGCTCGAATATTTCCATTGAAGAAGTATTACGTGTATTAGGAGAAAAAGGAATTACGTCCTTATTTGTGGAGGGTGGAGCCCAGGTAAATGACGCATTTGTTCGTGCAGGTGCCGTGAACCAAGTTATTCAGTATATCGCACCAAAGTTAATCGGTGGTAAAACAGCTCCAACCCCAATTACGGGTGAAGGAATTGCTAAACTAAGTGAAGCAATTTCTTTGAAAATAGAGGGAGTAATCCAACTAGGTCAAGATATAAAGATTGTTGCGAAGCCAGTAGAACAGGAGTGA
- a CDS encoding bifunctional 3,4-dihydroxy-2-butanone-4-phosphate synthase/GTP cyclohydrolase II has product MFDTIKEALDDLKKGRMVIVCDDEDRENEGDLIALAEHATPEVINFMITQGKGLVCAPVSHDIADQLELFPMVERSTDPHGTAFTVSIDHKTSTTGISAAERAKTIRELLNPEAKSHDFKRPGHIFPLLAKEGGVLRRAGHTEAAVDLAKLAGSKPAGVICEIIKDDGTMARVPDLRKMADEFDLKMITIQELIQYRNREDKLVQREVEIQLPTEYGDFKAIGYSNVVDDKEHIALVKGEVDPDHPTLVRVHSECLTGDVFGSYRCDCGPQLHAALQQIEENGSGVLLYMRQEGRGIGLLNKMHAYKLQEQGLDTVEANEKLGFAPDLRDYGIGAQILKDIGITQLKLLTNNPRKITGLKGYGLEVVDRVAIQTESRKENERYLKAKQSKLGHLFHY; this is encoded by the coding sequence ATGTTCGATACGATTAAGGAAGCATTAGATGATTTGAAAAAAGGAAGAATGGTAATCGTCTGTGATGACGAGGACCGTGAAAATGAAGGAGATTTAATTGCGTTAGCGGAACATGCGACTCCTGAAGTAATAAATTTCATGATTACACAAGGAAAAGGGCTTGTTTGTGCACCTGTTTCTCATGATATAGCCGATCAACTAGAGCTTTTTCCGATGGTCGAACGGAGCACAGACCCACACGGTACAGCTTTTACAGTAAGTATTGATCATAAAACATCTACAACAGGTATATCAGCAGCAGAGCGCGCAAAGACCATACGTGAACTCTTGAATCCAGAAGCCAAATCGCATGATTTTAAGCGACCTGGTCATATATTCCCCTTACTGGCTAAAGAAGGTGGAGTGCTTCGTCGGGCAGGTCATACAGAAGCGGCAGTGGATCTAGCTAAGTTAGCAGGATCAAAGCCAGCAGGCGTCATTTGTGAAATTATCAAAGACGATGGCACGATGGCACGAGTTCCAGACCTTCGCAAAATGGCGGATGAGTTCGACCTAAAAATGATCACCATCCAAGAGCTTATCCAGTATCGCAATCGGGAAGATAAACTGGTGCAACGGGAGGTTGAAATTCAGCTTCCGACCGAATATGGTGATTTTAAAGCAATCGGATATTCGAACGTCGTAGATGATAAGGAACATATTGCCCTAGTCAAAGGAGAAGTGGATCCTGATCATCCTACACTTGTTCGCGTTCATTCAGAATGTTTAACAGGTGATGTGTTTGGTTCTTATCGATGCGATTGCGGGCCGCAACTTCATGCAGCCTTACAACAAATCGAAGAAAATGGCTCAGGTGTCCTGTTATATATGCGCCAGGAAGGCCGGGGTATAGGCTTATTAAATAAGATGCACGCGTACAAGCTACAAGAGCAAGGACTTGATACTGTAGAAGCCAATGAAAAACTAGGTTTCGCTCCTGACCTAAGAGACTACGGTATTGGCGCGCAAATTTTAAAGGATATCGGTATAACGCAATTAAAACTACTGACCAACAATCCGCGAAAGATTACAGGGTTGAAGGGATATGGGCTAGAAGTTGTTGATCGCGTTGCGATACAAACCGAAAGTCGTAAAGAAAACGAACGATATTTAAAAGCAAAGCAAAGTAAATTAGGGCACTTATTTCACTATTAA
- a CDS encoding helix-turn-helix domain-containing protein: MTKRDWLINIRNSKQMTQQEVAYTAFIDRAYYAQIESGARNPSGDVTKRIGDVLGFHYTNFERDENSFTVSLRNSPMTLAHCDLDLRYTWVFNPIMHQELSDLIGKRDTDILNNDGSLALMKLKRDILEQKIGIRRKITYPNPTGTISYDVYGQPLLNEKGIMIGVTTAATELVNS; encoded by the coding sequence ATGACAAAACGAGATTGGTTAATCAATATTAGAAATAGCAAACAAATGACTCAACAAGAGGTAGCATATACTGCTTTTATTGATAGAGCTTATTATGCACAAATTGAGTCAGGTGCTCGTAATCCTAGTGGTGATGTAACTAAAAGAATTGGAGATGTGCTAGGGTTTCATTATACGAATTTTGAAAGAGACGAAAACTCTTTTACTGTTTCTCTTCGAAACTCACCGATGACATTAGCTCATTGTGATTTGGATTTGAGATATACTTGGGTTTTTAACCCGATAATGCACCAAGAGTTAAGTGATTTAATTGGAAAAAGGGATACGGATATTTTGAATAATGACGGGTCATTAGCTCTTATGAAACTAAAACGAGATATATTAGAACAGAAAATAGGTATAAGAAGAAAAATAACGTACCCTAATCCAACAGGAACTATTTCTTACGATGTGTACGGACAACCTTTATTAAACGAAAAAGGAATCATGATTGGTGTGACAACAGCAGCAACTGAATTAGTGAATTCCTGA
- a CDS encoding OsmC family protein, which translates to MAKHNFHLTAKWPGGRNSVGSIEAGQLNTEISIPPEMDGPGVGTNPDEMLLGAASTCYIITLGAMIERAELPLYKMGMTSEGIVDVTNGVITYEEIIHRPSVLLKEDATDEQIEKLEQLIEKAESNCMISRAVKGNVTISLEAHIEVLES; encoded by the coding sequence ATGGCGAAGCACAATTTTCATTTAACCGCAAAATGGCCTGGGGGACGAAATTCCGTAGGTTCTATTGAAGCAGGTCAATTAAATACAGAGATATCTATTCCACCTGAAATGGACGGTCCTGGCGTAGGGACCAATCCTGATGAGATGCTGCTCGGAGCGGCGTCGACATGCTATATTATTACACTTGGTGCAATGATTGAACGCGCAGAATTACCATTGTACAAGATGGGGATGACCTCAGAAGGAATCGTAGATGTAACAAATGGTGTCATTACGTACGAGGAAATCATTCATCGTCCTTCAGTGTTATTAAAAGAGGACGCTACAGATGAACAAATTGAAAAGCTCGAACAGCTGATTGAAAAAGCAGAATCCAATTGTATGATCTCAAGGGCGGTTAAAGGCAATGTTACCATTTCTCTTGAAGCACATATTGAAGTGTTAGAGAGTTAG
- a CDS encoding TIM barrel protein — protein MAHKLGMSGSTILSDEAKFDELFRTETDHIEIGEFASEHAFRQFLEKNLNEKSYGIHSPLYRSNSKYDLLEYVQMEPEQAWEQIEQEAEKLSRLGAEYMLVHFPYFKGEVGENGNAQIEAGLQRLSNLQKETNLPIVCEPKLGKGANPAGISHLYNFPIDAWEKYGLHLCMDIGDYLIAVGDGIDQHIQKWNEFIKVVHLHNVVNDTGHYIWNMIHPSQEHDPSYYKVEEIIKQLATGKDKIFVFEHTPHTQPDEQTVREGIQWVRELIVSTS, from the coding sequence ATGGCACATAAACTAGGCATGTCCGGAAGTACCATTTTATCAGACGAAGCGAAATTTGATGAATTATTTCGAACAGAAACCGACCATATTGAAATAGGGGAATTTGCAAGTGAACATGCGTTCCGACAATTCTTAGAAAAGAATCTAAACGAAAAAAGTTATGGTATTCACTCTCCATTGTATCGCTCTAATAGTAAGTATGACTTGCTGGAATATGTTCAAATGGAGCCTGAGCAAGCCTGGGAGCAAATAGAACAAGAGGCTGAGAAGTTATCGAGGCTAGGAGCTGAATATATGCTCGTTCATTTTCCATACTTTAAAGGAGAAGTAGGAGAGAATGGGAATGCACAAATCGAAGCAGGCTTGCAGAGGTTGAGTAATCTGCAAAAGGAAACCAATCTTCCTATCGTATGTGAACCAAAGTTAGGAAAAGGAGCAAATCCAGCCGGTATCTCTCATCTATACAACTTTCCTATAGATGCTTGGGAAAAATACGGTTTACATCTGTGCATGGATATTGGAGACTATTTAATAGCCGTTGGTGATGGCATTGATCAGCACATTCAGAAATGGAACGAGTTTATTAAAGTTGTTCACTTACATAACGTGGTAAATGACACTGGTCATTATATCTGGAATATGATTCATCCCAGTCAGGAACATGATCCGTCTTATTATAAGGTGGAGGAAATCATAAAGCAGTTAGCAACAGGAAAGGATAAGATTTTTGTGTTTGAACATACTCCCCACACGCAGCCGGATGAACAAACAGTGAGGGAAGGAATTCAATGGGTGAGAGAATTGATTGTGTCCACATCATGA
- a CDS encoding S-layer homology domain-containing protein encodes MNVKKAFVAIPMSVALLVPSTAGIVSADDHMMKPKVDTPAVELRANLDQLFSEHVYLAMTAMRKGAAQEPDFNQAVVALKANTDDLTAAIESVYGEKAGDQFHKFWSDHIGYFVDYVNATAENDEEAKQEALDNLANYKEEFSSFLSEATNNQLKSDNLAKGLQMHINQLITGFDAFVNENYDKAYDAQSDAMEHMYNPSKGLSSAIVNQFPEKFDNTKAVTKAANLRSDLNFLFSEHFALAQQAMQNGIQGAPEFDASVAQLTENTEELSATIGSVYGDEAEKQFKELWSSHIGYFVDYVKATGNEDMEAKQEALDNLDQYREEFSKFMSNATEGKVPSSGLAKGLETHVGQLTGTFDEYVDGDYEQAWDIARSGYEHMFTPAKLFSGAITSQFPEKFSEEDRKEEDMFEDVPMDHWASEYIYGLADKGIVVGMPDNMYMPDESVTRGQFTALLVRALGLETDADLPFTDVSDTFAAEVAAAYDAGITEGMTETTFAPNETITREQMAAMLIRAYNATGGEHNDNVADMMYDDEDMISPQFDHYVNHAADLELMVGNDGGDFNPKADANRAQASKVIYLMWKLKQ; translated from the coding sequence ATGAACGTAAAAAAGGCATTTGTAGCGATTCCGATGAGTGTCGCACTACTGGTACCATCGACAGCTGGTATCGTATCAGCGGACGATCATATGATGAAGCCGAAGGTGGACACGCCTGCGGTAGAACTTCGAGCGAATTTAGACCAACTTTTCTCTGAACACGTGTACTTGGCTATGACAGCAATGAGAAAAGGTGCAGCTCAAGAACCTGATTTCAACCAAGCGGTAGTAGCACTGAAAGCAAACACGGACGACCTTACGGCAGCTATTGAAAGTGTATATGGCGAGAAGGCTGGAGACCAGTTTCATAAATTCTGGAGTGACCATATCGGTTACTTTGTAGACTATGTAAACGCAACAGCAGAAAATGATGAAGAAGCTAAACAAGAAGCGTTGGATAATCTAGCAAACTATAAAGAAGAATTCTCTTCCTTTTTATCCGAAGCAACAAACAACCAACTTAAATCTGATAACCTAGCAAAAGGTCTTCAAATGCACATTAACCAACTAATCACTGGGTTTGATGCTTTCGTAAACGAAAACTACGATAAAGCATATGATGCTCAAAGTGATGCAATGGAGCATATGTATAATCCAAGTAAAGGGTTATCCAGTGCCATCGTGAATCAATTCCCAGAAAAATTTGATAACACGAAAGCTGTTACAAAGGCAGCGAATCTACGCTCTGATTTGAACTTCCTATTTTCTGAGCACTTTGCACTTGCGCAACAAGCAATGCAAAATGGCATCCAAGGAGCACCAGAATTTGATGCAAGTGTAGCACAGTTAACCGAAAACACAGAGGAACTTTCTGCTACGATCGGTTCTGTATATGGGGATGAAGCTGAGAAACAATTCAAAGAGCTATGGAGCAGTCACATTGGCTACTTTGTAGATTATGTAAAAGCTACAGGAAATGAAGATATGGAAGCGAAGCAAGAAGCGCTTGATAACCTTGATCAATATCGTGAAGAGTTCTCTAAATTCATGAGCAATGCGACAGAAGGTAAAGTACCTTCCAGTGGACTTGCAAAAGGGCTAGAGACTCACGTTGGCCAACTTACAGGTACTTTTGATGAATATGTAGATGGTGACTATGAGCAAGCTTGGGATATTGCTCGCTCTGGTTACGAGCATATGTTTACACCAGCGAAGCTATTCAGTGGAGCAATCACTTCTCAATTCCCAGAGAAATTCTCTGAAGAAGATAGGAAAGAAGAAGACATGTTTGAAGACGTACCAATGGATCATTGGGCTTCTGAATATATCTACGGTCTAGCAGACAAAGGTATTGTTGTTGGTATGCCAGATAACATGTATATGCCTGATGAATCAGTTACACGTGGCCAGTTCACAGCACTACTTGTACGTGCCCTTGGTCTTGAAACTGACGCTGACCTTCCGTTCACTGACGTTTCTGATACGTTTGCGGCTGAAGTAGCTGCAGCTTATGATGCTGGTATTACAGAAGGCATGACAGAAACAACATTCGCACCAAACGAAACGATTACTCGTGAGCAAATGGCAGCAATGCTAATCCGTGCTTACAATGCAACAGGCGGCGAGCATAATGACAATGTAGCGGACATGATGTACGATGATGAAGACATGATTAGCCCACAATTTGACCATTATGTAAATCATGCTGCTGACCTAGAGCTAATGGTTGGTAATGACGGCGGAGACTTCAACCCGAAAGCTGACGCTAACCGTGCGCAAGCATCTAAAGTAATCTATCTAATGTGGAAACTTAAACAATAA
- the ribE gene encoding 6,7-dimethyl-8-ribityllumazine synthase: MGKTFEGNLVGTGLKIGIVVGRFNDFITSKLYDGAVDTLKRHGVDEEDVDVAYVPGAYEIPMIAKRMADTNQYDAVITLGAVIRGSTPHFDYVCGEAAKGVSQASMQTGVPVMFGVITTETIEQAIERAGTKAGNKGAEAATAAIEMANLTKSFEQ, encoded by the coding sequence ATGGGCAAAACATTTGAAGGAAACTTAGTCGGAACAGGATTGAAAATAGGGATTGTTGTAGGACGATTCAATGATTTCATTACGAGTAAACTATACGACGGAGCAGTCGACACATTGAAGCGCCATGGCGTAGACGAAGAAGATGTGGATGTGGCATATGTACCTGGTGCTTATGAAATTCCGATGATAGCTAAACGCATGGCAGATACGAATCAATATGATGCCGTTATCACCCTTGGAGCGGTTATTCGTGGCTCTACACCACATTTTGATTATGTATGTGGCGAAGCAGCAAAAGGCGTATCGCAAGCATCCATGCAAACAGGCGTACCAGTCATGTTCGGTGTCATTACAACAGAAACCATCGAGCAAGCCATCGAACGTGCCGGTACAAAAGCCGGTAACAAAGGCGCTGAAGCAGCTACGGCAGCTATCGAAATGGCGAATTTAACGAAATCATTTGAGCAATAA